CTCCTCCAGCCTACAGACCGAGGCAGAGGAAGGGGTTTGTCACGGTCACTGAACCACACGCAGCTAGCAGAGGGTCTCGACGGGCTGGGATCCTAGTGAAGGATGATCCAGGCAGGTTCTACCTGGTGCAGGCCCGGAGCATGTCCCCCAGCGGCTGCGGGGAGACGCCAGAGCAGCCCGACAGGTTGAGACGGACCAGGTCCCGATTCTGAGCCAGGGACCTGCTTAGCAGACAGAAAGGAGGCTGAGCTTGGCTACCGGCCACACAGACCAGAGAAGCACCACATTAGTACCACAGAGACTCACAGCAGGATGCCGTCAGACAGCTCCAAGCCCTCCAGACTGAGATCCTGCAAATGGCAGCAGCGGGACATGATGTCCCCGAGGACAGATGGGGAGACGATGCAGCTGGATAGGTCCATGCGCTGCACACGCAAGCTCCTGAAGAGGGAGATGCGCACGGTGAAGGGCAGCTGCACGTACAGCGCTGATATTGCCATCGCCGATGAGACTCACGGTGCCCGAGCAAGGTGAGGCTCCCCGATGCAGGAGCGGGGGCAGCGCAGAGTAAGGACACCTGCTGGCAGAACCTGGGACAGCGCTGCGTCCAGGCGGACCACCCCCAACAGGTCCACGCTGCTCCACAGGGACTCGTCAAACCTGTCAGCacccagccacacacacacatacaaaaaggTGTCACTTCCTTTGGTGTGAATCTGTgctgaattatttatttgcagcGACTCAAGCACGAGTGCCACCTGTCCGCCACAAACCCGGAAACGTAACAAAGCCCAGCCAACTGACATGCCGGGCAAACATCTCCGGACTGCCGGCCAGCAAGGAAGCAGCTGCGATGCTTACGCCAGACGGCACCATCGACGGCAGACCCGAGCCACGTCCAGGAGGTCACGCAGGGGCAGGCAGTAGAAGATTCCCAGAAGGAGCTCATCAGGAAGCTGGTCCCAGGATAGCCCTGGGAGGGACGAGATGTGAGCCCAGTGGGAAGGAGAAGCCTTAGTTACCCATGATGACGGTATTAAAACCTACAAGCATGACGGATGGAAAAGTTCTCCTCAAAACACTCCATTTCAGTTAATTTGCTCAAGAGTTTCCACACTGGGTTCACATTTTGTGTGACACAGCTAAATATAGACAATAATAATCTGGCACATGCATGCTctctctcacgcacacacaccagcaggCTCTTTCCGCCGCCGAGGCCTCCTGCCCAGCACAAACTCGTTCTCCTTCCCCCGCGTTGAGATGCGGGGCAGTTTGTGGGGGGGTGACCAGCACTGGATGAGTTCCTGGGGGGTATTCTCTTTGTCCAGCATTTTCATTGGTTTGTGTTGAGAAAGCATGGATCCGTCCAACTGCTCATTCAGACAGGGGAGCTGCTGCAAGGGTCTGCCAACACAACACGGACACGCACACTGAAGGCCTTCAATTTGGATTCTCCCCACCCCCAATAAACTTCACAACTTTTTAAATGAACAATAGGGGACAACCCATCACATTAGTTAAAGGTTCATAAGCAGTTTCTGCTGACAGCGTTTGCTCAGTTATAAACTCATAACGGACCGGGTTGATTAAATGTCGGCCATAGAACGCGCCATAGAAATGACCAACCCCCAACCCGGCTGGCCGCCATATGCAGCTGCGCGGACGCGCCAAATAGATCACTTTGCAAAGAGAGTTAAAATTGCAAAGTGCAGAGTAAAGGCTGGTAGGTTCACGGTATTAGTGCGGCTGTGCGCAGATCCACAAATCATTTCAGATTATAGTACACTGCCTTATAAATGGCAATATAAGGCATTCATGCCCTGGAAATGGCCACGGTCACATAAAGCATTAATTCGTACCACATGCGTGCGGTACTATCCGCTATATGAAGAAATATGGCACAACGTCCATCGTTATTTCATATGCATTGCCATCACTGTCACCTCCTCCAAATGGTTCGAGTTGAATGCGATTGAACAtaatcagcttttttttttttttttaataagagcTGCGGTTATTATCAGAAACCGAGTCATAAATCAGCCACACACTACATAACTTTATCAGTAACTAGTTAGCTACAGTCCTTACCGTTCCCGTGACATCTCCATTTGGTTTTACAAGGCGCGATGTATTGTAATAGTTATTTAAGCTTGGCCCAAGTGTGGTCGTTTAAACCTCCCGCTAGTTCGCCCGCCCGGGTTAATGCGAAATGCGCTTGAGCCCGCCCACTTCCGCGTGCTCCTGCGAAAGCCGGAAGTGGATTTCCTACACCGGTCCTGCCGGGTATTATGCAGTCATTTAACAGACGATTTACTACAATGTCCATGTTTCTGTATCAGACATACGTCAGACATTAGTCACGGGCTGACAGAACTTTCATTTATAGTAATTAATAACTTAAGCATTAATCATTAAAGGTATGTTGTATCACGCATGCACCACCTCTGATCCTATTCTGCACGTACATGGCTGGttgttttcaaatgtattttatggGAGCTCTTCGACCATGCGTAATGTCAcgttttaatattattattttcatttagcAGATAAGCTAAATACCCACGCCGTGACTACATTTCCTGAAATGCTCACCGGAAGTAATCTTTCGTACGCGTAACAGGAAGTGATACGGATATGACGCGACCTCACTATGTTATACAAATTTCACGGGGATTCGGAGTAGCGATACCCTGATTCTCGGATTTTTCGGGAAGCTTAAGAAAAGAGCTCTGTTAGGGTCGGAATTATCTGTGTCACACCGTAGGTAAGACACGAGTGCCGCTGCTATTGAAGAGTTTCGATAACTGAATATCTTAGGCTGACGTATAAAGGAGGTGGAgcgatgataataataataattattgataATAGTACCTAAACTTATTTGTGTTGTCGTTGATATGCTGTGTGCGCCGGTGCGACTCTTGCGATCGCGTTTTACGGATTGTAACATCTTTTAAAGCGCCCTTCCCCGATGGCGCTTGTCTACTTCCCACCTTTGGGGCTAATGACGGAGACCGGTGTAAGTGCTCTGTCTGGGTGGGGTGAACCAGAGAAGGTTGcctttaattttaaatgtcaccTCCATCCTTATCCCGGTAAACCTGCCTGCAACAAGACTAAAGGAAGCGCAGTCTCCTTTAAAACATGCGTAAAACCCACTCTGAGGAGGCGCTGGGTGGTTATACGGTGTTGGTTGGGTTGGGTTGGTGTATATTTTAAGTGGATATTTCAGAATGCCTCAGTACTGTCTTTCACCGTTTCTCAGTATGAGCAACAACTGGGCCGGGTACCACAATTGCCTGTTTGCTGAAAAGATTATACAGATCAGGAATGCACATCAATCATAAAGGCAGGACACACTTTGAGATATACATGAAAACACTAGCGTGCTCTTAGGGTCCTGAGAGGGTTTTCCCTTTTGGTAGACAAACCAGCTTCTTGCTAACTATGCTGGTAAACAGCCCATCATCCACTTTTTGCTGGAGTCTGAGTAGACTCATTCTGACCGGTATTTCCTGATCACTCTTCTGAATGTTTAATAATGTTCTCCCTGCATTTTCAGAAATAGACTGGGTTTGTAAATAGACTCAACTTTGAAAGCTGTATGAGCAGTTTTATATTTATGCACTGGTGCTGAATACAGACATTCAGAGGTAAAGCGTTGATGCCGGCACTGGGACTGAGAGGCGGCCCTGGTGCCGCCTTGGATTCTGTGTTCCTCAGTTTATCAGGGGATAAGGGGGTCCTTTTCAGAGATCCAAAGGTCAGTGTTGACTTTCTGTGGGGAGTTAACGTGACTTGGGCACCCGCCAAACTCAGTAGCCTCTAATGCAGCAGCCTTCGGGACCGCAAATGGCTCAAGGTTCAGCTACGTGGTCCATGCATCCCTATCTGCGTAAAACATGGCCGTCCTGGCAGGAAGACTTTCCTGATGCACATGTGGTTGCTGCTATGTGTTTGAGATCTTTACTCTCCATGATTTGTAGTAAAAAAGTCAGTAATGTAACTATATCAATGTCCTGCTTCTTAGTCACCATGAGTTACGTCATATTAATTTCACCTTTATTTTTCTGCTTTGGGTGCTTATCAGACTACCAGCTTATCAGGCCACCAGCTCACAGTCCTTGGCCTGTAAGTTTAAGTAGCTGAAGACTTGCTGTTCTTTAATCACTGTGCTCCATGCTGACTCTGCCCCCTGTGCTCACAGCTCAGTGTTCTCCTGCTGACTGCCATAACTACTTCCGGCCGAGGGCTCTGAGCGAGGCAAGATGAGCGGCGCGGCGCTGGCCATCGAGATCGTGGTGGTCTTCTTCCTCGCTCTCTTCCTCCTGCACCGCTATGGCGACTTTCGCAAGCAGCAGCGCATGGTTCTGTTCTGCACGCTGCTGGCCTGGTACCTCTGCTTCCTCATCGTCTTCATCCTCCCACTGGATGTCAGCACGGTGGGTACCCTCCCTTCCTCTTCCCATAATGCCTTGGATCTTTATCATGGGCTCCTGTCATCAGTAGTAACTCAAATTAAGTGTTTTGGGTGCCCAGCACTATTCTGCTAATAGCAGATATGCACGCTGTGAGTTGGCCGGCCTGCCTATCTGTTCTCGTGTTTCCTCACTTGTTAGTTTTCTCTGTGTGCGTTCACACATCCTTTCTCCCATCCAGACTATTTACAACCAGTGCCAGAAAGACAATAATGAACATGCAGCCATGGTGACAGTTACCGTGGCGTTTTCCAACCGGACGACCGCCAACTCCTCCGTGTCGCCCACCCGAAGGTCAGAATGCTCTTAAACTTAACCCTGAGTGGACCAGAAGCCTTGCTGTAAAGTCAGACTGAAATCCTCCATTTGTAGATGGTCTGTAGGGGTTTAACCCTTGAGTTTGAGGTTGAGGGTACTTGTAAACAATGTAGACTGCTAAGTTAGCCGTGTTTGGTGTGAGTGCAATTTGGGGGGAGTTTAAATGGCTTGGGACCTGCCAGTGGTGGCATAAGCAGCTGTTAGCAACGGCGAGTGCTAAAGACGGCGTTAAGTCAGAGGGGAGCTTCAGAGTCTTCAGGCGTGTGGGTCTTCAGGCGTGTGGGTCTTCAGGCGTGTGGGTCTTCCTTCACAGCCTCCCCAAGACGTGCTATAAACCCTGGAGCTACATCCCAATGAGAA
This is a stretch of genomic DNA from Paramormyrops kingsleyae isolate MSU_618 chromosome 7, PKINGS_0.4, whole genome shotgun sequence. It encodes these proteins:
- the skp2 gene encoding S-phase kinase-associated protein 2; this translates as MEMSRERPLQQLPCLNEQLDGSMLSQHKPMKMLDKENTPQELIQCWSPPHKLPRISTRGKENEFVLGRRPRRRKEPAGLSWDQLPDELLLGIFYCLPLRDLLDVARVCRRWCRLAFDESLWSSVDLLGVVRLDAALSQVLPAGVLTLRCPRSCIGEPHLARAPSLRVQRMDLSSCIVSPSVLGDIMSRCCHLQDLSLEGLELSDGILLSLAQNRDLVRLNLSGCSGVSPQPLGDMLRACTRLEELNVSWCDFSSEHVKSVIGNIPSDVTQLDVSGYRQNLTMEDVKVLVERCPKLTHLDLSDSVLVTPESFQFLHSLASLRHLGLSRCYQIHPAALTELEKLPALRTLEAFGLVQESYLPVLSKALPRLLINTRWFSAVARPTPADCRDGAMWGVRCRLSYRS